One window from the genome of Candidatus Synechococcus calcipolaris G9 encodes:
- a CDS encoding glycosyltransferase family 2 protein: MLSNGALGAIATLSLLVQTPGLAILVGRLMSGLNRPSALKPRTSRVLDLASVTVVVPTLNEAQRLQPCLDGLMRQGYEVREILIVDSQSQDGTPDLVRAAQSRDPRLRLVEDDLLPPGWVGRPWALHTGFRHSSPESTWILGLDADTLPQPGLVASLVQTAQQDHLDILSLSPRFVLKFPGEWWLQPSLLMTLIYRFGASKIVEPEPARILANGQCLLIRRSLLEEINGYCSAQTSFCDDVTLVRHGARWGARVSFRDGSPVLKVRMYEGARETWREWGRSLDLKDATATAQLWGDLWFLWAVQGFPLLGTIFFGLAVMVVPEPFPTLIWALGLNGLLLGIRWLMTAAIAPVYDWQMGQGKGSFSGLFWLSPLADSLSVWRITLSSFQRPNQWRGRVYGRSPEF; the protein is encoded by the coding sequence TTGCTAAGTAATGGTGCTCTAGGGGCCATTGCCACCCTCAGCCTATTGGTTCAGACCCCAGGATTAGCTATTCTTGTGGGCCGTTTGATGTCCGGCTTAAATCGTCCTTCGGCCCTGAAACCCCGAACATCACGGGTGTTGGATTTAGCCTCAGTGACGGTGGTGGTTCCAACCCTAAATGAGGCCCAGCGGCTTCAGCCCTGTTTAGATGGGTTGATGCGTCAAGGCTATGAGGTACGGGAAATTCTCATTGTCGATAGTCAGTCCCAGGATGGTACGCCGGATCTGGTGCGGGCCGCCCAATCTCGGGATCCACGGTTGCGATTAGTGGAGGATGATCTCCTGCCCCCAGGATGGGTGGGGCGGCCATGGGCTCTGCATACGGGATTTCGCCACAGTTCGCCAGAGAGTACCTGGATTTTAGGACTGGATGCGGATACGTTGCCCCAGCCAGGGTTAGTGGCCAGTTTGGTGCAAACGGCCCAACAGGATCACCTAGATATTCTCTCCCTCTCTCCCCGCTTTGTCTTGAAATTTCCAGGGGAATGGTGGTTGCAGCCCTCGCTACTGATGACGCTGATCTATCGCTTTGGGGCTTCCAAAATTGTGGAGCCGGAACCGGCGCGGATCCTTGCCAATGGCCAATGTCTGCTGATTCGGCGATCGCTCCTAGAGGAGATCAATGGTTATTGTTCGGCGCAGACCTCCTTTTGTGATGATGTCACCCTAGTGCGCCATGGGGCTCGTTGGGGGGCACGGGTCTCCTTTCGGGATGGTTCACCGGTTCTCAAGGTGCGGATGTATGAAGGGGCCCGGGAAACTTGGCGGGAGTGGGGCCGCTCCCTGGATTTGAAGGATGCCACAGCGACGGCCCAACTGTGGGGAGACCTTTGGTTTCTCTGGGCAGTGCAGGGGTTTCCTCTGCTAGGTACCATTTTCTTTGGCTTGGCAGTCATGGTTGTGCCAGAACCATTCCCGACATTGATCTGGGCCCTAGGCTTAAATGGGCTTCTCCTGGGAATTCGCTGGTTAATGACCGCCGCGATCGCCCCGGTGTACGACTGGCAGATGGGCCAAGGTAAAGGATCATTTTCGGGATTATTCTGGCTATCCCCCCTAGCGGATAGTCTGAGTGTTTGGCGGATTACCCTATCCTCGTTTCAGCGGCCCAACCAATGGCGGGGGCGGGTCTATGGGCGATCGCCGGAGTTTTAA
- the cruF gene encoding gamma-carotene 1'-hydroxylase CruF — MKPIKSLLLAEQVCLITHILAMIFGLAGLLLVVPHPEFILSLPQWGQQLFQLSMGSGGVVYIVLGAVAIALYGWRIVGPWKLWGFVLPAVGISLTSELLGTSTGFPFGHYSYLSGLGYKIAGLVPFTIPLSWFYMGFITFLLAYSGVIGAFIRQQKKVALWAGAATVALAAVFLTAWDFVLDPAMSQAAVPFWQFQEVGAFFGMPYRNILGWAGTGAVFMAVAMVTWWQKPILLVRSQLTTPLVVYLVNFAFGAMITLTSLDERFWIPASLGFLMGVLPVVLLWAKTPIVLPTLATELPPASANDILTVSSVAK, encoded by the coding sequence ATGAAGCCGATTAAATCCCTTCTGCTTGCCGAGCAGGTGTGTCTGATCACCCATATTCTCGCCATGATCTTTGGCCTTGCGGGTCTATTGTTAGTGGTTCCCCATCCAGAGTTTATTCTTTCTCTACCCCAATGGGGCCAGCAGTTATTTCAACTGAGTATGGGCAGCGGTGGGGTCGTTTATATTGTCTTAGGTGCGGTGGCGATCGCCCTCTATGGCTGGCGTATCGTTGGCCCCTGGAAACTCTGGGGTTTTGTGTTGCCCGCCGTGGGGATTTCCCTCACCAGTGAACTCCTGGGAACGAGTACGGGGTTTCCCTTTGGCCACTACAGCTATTTGAGTGGGTTAGGTTACAAGATTGCTGGCTTAGTCCCTTTTACGATTCCCCTCTCCTGGTTTTATATGGGGTTTATCACCTTTCTCCTCGCCTACAGTGGGGTTATAGGTGCATTTATACGTCAGCAAAAAAAGGTTGCCCTCTGGGCGGGGGCGGCAACGGTTGCCCTTGCTGCGGTATTTCTGACGGCCTGGGATTTTGTGTTAGACCCGGCCATGAGTCAGGCGGCGGTTCCCTTTTGGCAGTTTCAGGAAGTTGGCGCATTTTTTGGTATGCCCTACCGCAATATTCTGGGTTGGGCAGGAACGGGGGCAGTTTTCATGGCAGTGGCAATGGTGACATGGTGGCAAAAGCCGATTCTTTTGGTGCGATCGCAGTTGACAACTCCCTTAGTGGTCTATCTGGTGAACTTTGCCTTTGGGGCAATGATTACCCTCACCTCCTTAGATGAACGGTTTTGGATTCCCGCCAGTTTAGGATTTTTGATGGGTGTATTACCCGTGGTACTCCTGTGGGCAAAAACGCCTATCGTCTTACCCACCTTGGCCACAGAGCTACCGCCGGCCAGTGCCAATGATATCCTAACGGTTTCCAGTGTTGCTAAGTAA
- the radC gene encoding RadC family protein codes for MIYHLRIADLPSGDRPREKLLEHGSRHLTSAELLAILLGTGQGPGKLSAVGLGQHILRHLNQGNPNDNDPGVLKNITAEELMAISGVGPAKATAILAAIELGKRVLQSRPPENTEISDPSLAAATLAQDLMWQTTERFAVLLLDVRHRLLGTHVISMGSATETIAHPREIFREVIRRGANRLIIAHNHPSGNLTPSKEDLQLTRQLLQAGQFLALPILDHLILGNGDYSSLRQTTSLWQEYPQGDT; via the coding sequence ATGATCTACCACTTGCGCATTGCCGACTTACCCAGTGGCGATCGCCCCCGCGAAAAGCTCTTAGAACATGGCAGCCGCCACCTGACCTCCGCAGAACTTCTAGCCATTCTCCTGGGGACAGGCCAGGGGCCGGGTAAGCTCTCAGCGGTGGGCCTGGGGCAACATATCCTCAGGCATCTGAACCAGGGCAACCCTAATGATAATGATCCCGGTGTCTTGAAAAATATTACGGCCGAGGAGTTAATGGCAATTTCGGGGGTGGGGCCGGCCAAGGCGACGGCCATCCTTGCGGCCATTGAGCTAGGGAAGCGGGTACTCCAATCTCGCCCACCGGAAAACACCGAAATAAGTGATCCCAGTTTGGCGGCGGCAACCCTAGCCCAAGATTTAATGTGGCAGACAACGGAACGCTTTGCCGTCCTATTGCTGGATGTCCGCCATCGACTCCTAGGAACCCATGTGATCAGTATGGGGAGTGCCACGGAAACCATTGCCCATCCCCGGGAAATTTTTCGGGAAGTGATCCGGCGCGGTGCAAATCGCCTGATCATTGCCCATAATCATCCCTCTGGGAACCTCACCCCCAGCAAGGAAGACCTGCAATTGACCCGACAGTTATTGCAAGCAGGGCAATTCTTGGCCTTGCCTATCCTGGATCATTTAATTTTGGGTAATGGCGACTATAGTAGTCTGCGGCAAACCACATCCCTTTGGCAAGAGTATCCTCAGGGAGATACCTAG
- a CDS encoding PepSY domain-containing protein: MPLHQNVNVRYHWLALLILLFTVLRTEGALASRRDAVPVDQVISCLRTATAARPGNVAEVEIEWESGRHVCEVEIYTQNREYEVEVDLSNNRVLKIEEED, translated from the coding sequence ATGCCCTTACATCAGAATGTTAATGTCCGCTATCATTGGCTAGCCTTACTCATCCTTCTGTTTACTGTCCTTCGCACCGAGGGTGCTCTAGCGAGTCGGCGAGATGCCGTCCCCGTGGATCAAGTCATTAGTTGCCTTAGAACTGCCACTGCTGCAAGACCTGGTAATGTCGCTGAAGTTGAGATTGAATGGGAAAGTGGCCGCCATGTTTGTGAAGTAGAAATTTATACTCAAAATCGTGAATATGAAGTGGAAGTTGATCTGAGCAATAATCGGGTTCTAAAAATTGAGGAGGAGGATTAA
- the trpC gene encoding indole-3-glycerol phosphate synthase TrpC, translating into MQIRRRPPNPAVMVQQLHYQVQVSDAAPRHILEEIVWHKEKEVAQRREALPLPELQRQVLTAPPARSFLAALQHPQTQPALIAEVKKASPSKGVIRGDFDPVAIAKAYQAAGATCLSVLTDQKYFQGSYDYMKQIRAVVDLPLLCKDFIIYPYQMYFARLHGADAVLLIAAILPDRDLRYFIRIAQGLGMRVLIEVHTLEEMDRVLALDNVQVIGINNRNLEDFSVNIETTENLMAQRKEQIVAKNVQIISESGLHSPEDIARVSQAGATAVLIGESLVRRDGADDHLSEGDRMKKRVTHLLAQTTPPLLNP; encoded by the coding sequence ATGCAAATACGTCGTCGCCCCCCCAACCCCGCTGTTATGGTTCAACAATTGCACTACCAAGTTCAGGTTTCGGATGCTGCTCCCCGCCACATTCTCGAAGAAATCGTCTGGCATAAGGAAAAAGAAGTTGCCCAACGCCGTGAGGCCCTGCCCCTACCAGAATTGCAACGCCAAGTCTTAACCGCTCCCCCGGCTAGATCGTTTTTAGCCGCTCTGCAACATCCCCAAACCCAACCGGCCCTGATTGCCGAAGTGAAAAAAGCCTCCCCCAGTAAGGGGGTGATTCGGGGCGATTTCGACCCGGTAGCCATTGCCAAGGCCTACCAGGCTGCTGGAGCAACCTGTCTATCGGTGCTGACCGATCAGAAATATTTTCAGGGTAGCTACGACTATATGAAGCAAATCCGGGCAGTGGTGGATTTACCGTTACTCTGTAAGGATTTTATTATTTATCCCTATCAAATGTACTTTGCCCGACTCCATGGGGCCGATGCGGTTTTACTCATTGCCGCTATTTTGCCCGATCGGGATCTACGCTACTTTATCCGTATTGCCCAGGGTTTAGGAATGCGGGTTTTGATTGAGGTGCATACCCTAGAGGAAATGGATCGGGTCTTAGCCCTAGATAATGTCCAAGTGATTGGTATAAATAACCGCAATCTTGAAGATTTTTCCGTCAATATTGAAACCACGGAAAACCTTATGGCGCAACGGAAGGAGCAAATTGTGGCAAAAAATGTCCAAATCATTAGTGAATCTGGCCTCCACTCGCCTGAGGATATTGCCCGGGTTTCCCAAGCTGGGGCAACGGCGGTGCTTATTGGTGAATCCCTTGTTCGTCGGGATGGAGCCGATGACCATCTCAGTGAGGGCGATCGTATGAAAAAACGAGTTACCCATCTATTGGCGCAAACAACGCCACCGCTACTTAACCCATAA
- a CDS encoding HAD family hydrolase, translating to MPLKAVLFDFNGVIIDDENLHQELINEILLGENLRPQPEEYQQFCLGRSDRDCLDNLLRRRGRFITPDYLDKLIAQKTQAYQTRLGTIDPFPFFPGVKEFIHQLTQGGIVGAIVTGAIRQEVMIALERGQLKEFFGVIVTAEDVCQGKPDPEGYLLGVKRLQQIYPEMDIEVGDCLAIEDTFTGIEAAKKAGLAIVGIAHTYPFHMLQRRCNWAIDQFEALELDRVRQVWGAEPVSKSISGR from the coding sequence ATGCCCTTAAAGGCGGTTTTATTTGACTTTAATGGTGTGATTATTGATGACGAAAACCTACACCAGGAACTCATCAATGAGATTCTTCTCGGTGAAAATTTACGTCCCCAGCCAGAGGAATATCAGCAGTTTTGCCTAGGCCGCAGCGATCGCGACTGTTTGGATAATTTACTGCGGCGGCGGGGCCGTTTTATTACGCCGGACTACCTAGATAAATTAATTGCCCAAAAGACCCAAGCCTACCAAACTCGATTGGGAACCATTGATCCCTTTCCCTTTTTTCCTGGGGTAAAGGAGTTTATTCACCAACTAACCCAAGGAGGCATTGTCGGGGCGATCGTGACGGGGGCGATCCGCCAAGAGGTAATGATTGCCCTAGAGCGGGGGCAACTTAAGGAGTTCTTCGGGGTGATTGTGACTGCGGAGGATGTCTGCCAAGGAAAACCGGATCCGGAGGGCTATCTTCTTGGGGTAAAGCGGCTTCAGCAGATCTATCCAGAGATGGACATTGAGGTAGGGGATTGCCTGGCGATCGAGGATACCTTTACGGGGATAGAAGCTGCAAAAAAGGCAGGCTTGGCGATCGTGGGGATAGCCCATACCTATCCGTTTCATATGTTGCAGCGACGCTGTAATTGGGCGATCGATCAGTTTGAGGCCTTAGAACTGGATCGAGTTAGGCAGGTTTGGGGAGCAGAACCTGTCTCCAAGAGTATATCTGGGCGTTAG
- a CDS encoding transglutaminase domain-containing protein: MTSEETAHGDLLSKVVSTVDAQWRTVMPLGAYQLYGLAWVDPQALWLRQLPRMPFCQGTVGSSLLALDRVRGYLLLINPENDHSEILNPYHGDEFLDAQGLCLWQDTLWFCQDDWVYYCVLPDLTIHPFERFSYPVQGVAVDEQGVYITCQKSGYIHHLDRQTGKELGKLPAPGIGEENLAIRPDALWVCDRLEQSVYRLDRQTGEILAAALTPFTDPTALSFSDQGLFWVTYAGEEPYLRDNPNNLETPLEIASRDYTSIHPLVFETQEQEHYTLSNGYLVEMSYVEEISPLDSVHLDNLEWRIALPAESLRQKVLRVEPVGTPFRLDTVGDQQVAIFDFPELRPQESRFFGWRAWLELRAIKYHLRPDDIDETLSLPEGFAQLYLIDNDELSMSTAIVQDAAREAVGTETNILRKMLKIRNYVYDRLSYALRPKIETPDLVLERGVGSCGEYVGVLLALARLNGIACRTVGRYKCPPLPDQRGVPLQPTYNHVWLEFYVPGYGWLPMESNPDDVIDRGPYPTRFFMGLPWYHVELSKGMRFETTNYRDRGLRLGDLALNHVRFTIHAEIPPSSENSS; the protein is encoded by the coding sequence ATGACCAGTGAAGAGACTGCCCATGGAGATCTCTTGTCTAAGGTAGTGAGTACAGTTGATGCCCAATGGCGCACGGTCATGCCCCTAGGAGCTTATCAGCTCTATGGGTTAGCCTGGGTGGATCCCCAAGCACTCTGGTTACGTCAACTACCTCGGATGCCCTTTTGCCAGGGAACGGTTGGTTCTAGTTTGTTGGCCCTAGATCGGGTGCGGGGCTATTTACTTCTGATTAATCCTGAGAATGATCACAGTGAAATACTTAATCCCTATCACGGGGATGAATTCCTGGATGCCCAGGGTCTCTGTCTTTGGCAAGATACCCTCTGGTTTTGTCAAGATGACTGGGTTTATTACTGTGTCTTACCGGATTTAACCATCCATCCCTTTGAGCGATTTAGCTATCCCGTGCAGGGGGTGGCCGTTGATGAGCAGGGGGTCTATATCACCTGTCAAAAATCGGGGTATATTCATCACCTAGATCGGCAAACGGGTAAGGAACTGGGGAAACTTCCTGCCCCTGGCATTGGTGAAGAAAACTTGGCTATCCGCCCGGATGCCCTTTGGGTGTGCGATCGCCTTGAGCAGTCAGTCTATCGCTTGGATCGTCAGACAGGAGAGATTTTAGCTGCGGCCCTTACGCCCTTTACCGATCCTACGGCCCTCAGCTTTAGTGATCAGGGACTATTCTGGGTTACCTACGCCGGCGAAGAACCTTACCTACGGGATAATCCCAATAACTTAGAGACCCCCTTAGAAATTGCCTCCCGCGACTACACCTCCATCCATCCCCTTGTTTTTGAGACCCAAGAGCAGGAGCATTACACCCTCTCCAATGGCTATTTAGTCGAGATGTCCTATGTGGAAGAGATTTCGCCCCTCGACTCCGTGCATTTAGATAATCTGGAGTGGCGTATTGCCCTGCCAGCGGAATCCTTACGCCAGAAAGTTCTGCGGGTTGAGCCGGTCGGTACTCCTTTTCGTTTAGATACCGTCGGTGATCAACAGGTCGCTATTTTTGATTTCCCAGAACTGCGTCCCCAGGAATCCCGTTTCTTTGGTTGGCGGGCCTGGCTCGAATTACGGGCAATTAAATATCACTTACGTCCCGATGATATTGATGAGACGCTATCGTTGCCGGAAGGATTTGCTCAGCTTTACCTGATTGATAATGATGAATTATCGATGAGTACGGCGATTGTTCAAGATGCGGCTCGCGAAGCAGTGGGCACAGAAACAAATATTTTACGGAAGATGCTTAAAATCCGTAATTATGTCTACGATCGCCTCTCCTATGCCCTACGGCCCAAAATTGAAACCCCTGATTTAGTATTAGAGCGGGGAGTCGGCTCCTGTGGCGAGTATGTGGGAGTGCTTTTAGCCTTGGCTCGTTTGAATGGGATTGCTTGCCGCACCGTCGGCCGTTATAAATGTCCGCCACTACCGGATCAGCGGGGAGTTCCCCTCCAACCCACCTACAATCATGTCTGGTTAGAATTCTATGTGCCGGGTTATGGCTGGTTGCCCATGGAATCAAATCCAGATGATGTGATTGATCGGGGCCCCTATCCCACCCGCTTTTTTATGGGTTTACCCTGGTACCATGTGGAACTCAGTAAAGGGATGCGGTTTGAAACCACAAATTACCGCGATCGCGGTCTGCGCTTAGGGGATTTAGCCTTGAATCATGTTCGATTTACAATCCATGCCGAGATTCCTCCCTCCAGCGAAAATAGTAGTTAA
- a CDS encoding ATP-dependent Clp protease ATP-binding subunit, which yields MFERFTEKAIKVIMLAQEEARRLGHNFVGTEQILLGLIGEGTGVAAKVLRSMGVNLKDARIEVEKIIGRGSGFVAVEIPFTPRAKRVLELSLEEARQLGHNYIGTEHLLLGLIREGEGVAARVLENLGVDLSKVRTQVIRMLGETAEVAAGGGGQGRTKTPTLDEFGANLTQMAIDGKLDPVVGRQKEIERVIQILGRRTKNNPVLIGEPGVGKTAIAEGLAQRIANNDIPDILHEKRVVTLDIGLLVAGTKYRGEFEERLKKIMDEIRQAGNVVLVIDEVHTLIGAGAAEGAIDAANILKPALARGELQCIGATTLDEYRKHIERDAALERRFQPVMVGEPSVEETIEILYGLRERYEKHHKLKILDESLEAAAKLSDRYISDRYLPDKAIDLIDEAGSRVRLINSQLPPAAKELDKELRQVLKDKDDAVRAQNFDKAGELRDREMELKSQIRSIAQQKKAETTTGEDESPMVTEEDIAHIVASWTGVPVSKLTETESEKLLHMEDTLHQRVIGQDEAVKAISRAIRRARVGLKNPNRPIASFIFSGPTGVGKTELTKALATYFFGSEEAMIRLDMSEYMERHTVSKLIGSPPGYVGYNEGGQLTEAVRRRPYTVVLFDEIEKAHPDVFNLLLQILEDGRLTDSKGRTVDFKNTLLIMTSNIGSKVIEKGAGGLGFEFGSDNPAESQYNRIRSLVNEELKQYFRPEFLNRLDEIIVFRQLTKDEVKEIAEILLKEVFARLTEKGITLEVTERFKDRLIDEGYNPSYGARPLRRAIMRLLEDTLAEEMLSARVRDGDTALIDVDESGQVKIKTTERRELLPQAVEPQTVE from the coding sequence ATGTTTGAACGGTTTACAGAAAAAGCCATCAAGGTGATTATGCTGGCTCAGGAAGAGGCCCGCCGCCTGGGACATAACTTTGTCGGTACAGAGCAAATTCTTCTAGGTTTAATTGGCGAAGGAACCGGGGTGGCTGCCAAGGTGCTGCGCTCAATGGGCGTAAATCTAAAGGATGCCCGGATTGAAGTCGAAAAAATTATCGGTCGCGGTTCCGGTTTTGTCGCCGTAGAAATTCCCTTTACCCCCCGTGCTAAGCGAGTTTTAGAACTCTCTCTTGAGGAGGCTCGTCAACTGGGCCACAACTATATTGGTACGGAGCATTTACTCCTAGGCTTAATCCGGGAGGGAGAAGGGGTGGCGGCCCGGGTACTAGAAAATCTGGGGGTTGATCTCTCTAAAGTCCGCACCCAAGTGATTCGGATGTTGGGAGAAACCGCCGAAGTTGCCGCCGGAGGTGGTGGGCAGGGACGCACTAAAACGCCTACCCTAGACGAGTTTGGGGCCAATCTCACCCAGATGGCTATCGACGGCAAGTTGGATCCTGTGGTGGGTCGGCAAAAAGAAATTGAGCGGGTAATCCAAATTCTAGGTCGGCGGACGAAAAATAATCCCGTCTTGATTGGGGAGCCTGGGGTCGGTAAAACGGCGATCGCCGAGGGGTTAGCCCAACGCATTGCCAATAATGATATTCCTGATATTCTCCACGAAAAACGAGTTGTCACCCTAGATATTGGGTTACTGGTTGCCGGAACCAAATATCGCGGCGAATTTGAAGAGCGGCTCAAGAAAATCATGGATGAAATCCGCCAGGCCGGTAACGTTGTGCTGGTGATTGATGAAGTCCATACCCTGATTGGAGCCGGAGCAGCGGAAGGGGCGATCGATGCGGCCAATATTCTTAAGCCAGCCCTAGCGCGGGGTGAATTACAGTGCATTGGCGCGACCACCCTCGATGAGTATCGTAAGCACATTGAACGGGATGCGGCCCTAGAGCGACGCTTCCAGCCCGTAATGGTGGGTGAACCCTCCGTAGAAGAAACCATTGAAATCCTCTATGGTCTGCGGGAACGCTACGAGAAGCACCACAAGCTGAAAATTTTAGATGAATCCCTAGAAGCTGCCGCCAAGCTCTCCGATCGCTACATCAGCGATCGCTATCTGCCCGACAAGGCCATTGACCTGATTGACGAAGCGGGATCCCGGGTGCGCTTAATTAATTCCCAACTGCCCCCTGCGGCCAAGGAACTGGATAAAGAACTGCGACAAGTCCTCAAGGACAAAGACGATGCCGTGCGGGCCCAGAACTTTGATAAAGCGGGTGAACTGCGCGATCGGGAAATGGAACTCAAATCCCAAATTCGCTCCATTGCCCAGCAGAAAAAAGCAGAAACCACCACGGGTGAAGATGAATCCCCCATGGTGACAGAAGAGGACATCGCCCATATTGTTGCCTCTTGGACGGGCGTACCCGTTAGCAAACTCACCGAAACCGAGTCCGAAAAACTATTGCACATGGAAGATACCCTGCACCAGCGGGTGATTGGCCAAGACGAAGCGGTAAAGGCCATTTCTCGGGCGATTCGACGGGCACGGGTGGGTCTCAAAAATCCTAATCGTCCCATTGCCAGCTTTATTTTCTCCGGGCCGACCGGGGTAGGTAAAACCGAGCTAACCAAAGCCCTGGCCACCTATTTCTTTGGCTCCGAAGAAGCCATGATCCGCCTAGATATGTCGGAATACATGGAGCGGCACACCGTCTCTAAACTCATTGGCTCTCCTCCGGGCTATGTGGGTTACAACGAAGGCGGTCAACTCACCGAAGCAGTACGCCGGCGGCCCTACACGGTGGTTCTCTTTGATGAGATTGAAAAAGCCCACCCCGATGTCTTTAATCTGCTCCTGCAAATCCTGGAAGATGGCCGCTTAACGGACTCCAAGGGACGCACCGTAGACTTCAAAAACACCCTCTTGATCATGACCTCCAATATTGGCTCCAAGGTGATTGAGAAGGGGGCCGGTGGCCTCGGCTTTGAGTTTGGCAGTGATAATCCGGCGGAATCCCAGTACAACCGGATTCGTTCCCTCGTGAATGAAGAACTGAAACAGTATTTCCGTCCTGAGTTTCTCAACCGCTTGGATGAGATCATTGTCTTCCGGCAGTTGACCAAGGATGAGGTGAAGGAAATCGCCGAGATTCTGCTCAAGGAAGTCTTTGCCCGCTTAACGGAAAAAGGTATTACCCTGGAAGTCACCGAGCGGTTCAAGGATCGCCTCATTGATGAAGGCTATAATCCCAGCTACGGGGCACGGCCCCTGCGTCGGGCCATTATGCGGCTCCTAGAGGATACCCTAGCGGAAGAAATGCTCTCGGCGCGGGTGCGAGATGGAGACACGGCCCTCATTGATGTGGACGAGTCGGGCCAGGTCAAAATCAAAACAACGGAACGGCGGGAACTACTCCCCCAAGCTGTTGAGCCGCAAACCGTTGAGTAG
- a CDS encoding cupin domain-containing protein encodes MSESTDGDITTIRPDASIHTRQKLPYFVGVSAQTAQAQGISMNLVIIPPGAAAEPHYHKDFETAIYLLEGRVETRYGQGLQKSIINEAGDFIYIPANVPHQPVNLSQTEPAKAIVARNDPNEQENVVLV; translated from the coding sequence ATGTCTGAATCCACCGATGGCGACATTACCACCATTCGCCCTGATGCCAGCATCCATACTCGCCAAAAACTGCCCTACTTTGTTGGTGTCTCAGCCCAAACCGCCCAAGCCCAGGGAATTTCCATGAACCTGGTGATTATTCCACCGGGGGCGGCAGCGGAACCCCACTACCACAAAGACTTTGAAACCGCCATTTACCTACTCGAGGGCCGGGTGGAAACCCGTTATGGCCAAGGACTGCAAAAATCAATCATCAATGAGGCTGGCGACTTTATCTATATTCCCGCCAATGTACCCCACCAACCTGTTAACCTAAGTCAAACAGAACCCGCAAAGGCCATTGTTGCCCGGAATGATCCCAATGAACAGGAAAATGTTGTTCTTGTATAA